The following are from one region of the Advenella mimigardefordensis DPN7 genome:
- a CDS encoding cell division protein ZipA C-terminal FtsZ-binding domain-containing protein, which produces MSNLQLALIAIGIVLILLVLLFNWWQDQRVRRQMHEQFSMGDEHENDVLLKDRKPVAPVQRAPADRQDPVFASEPDEPVVAAPASTAQTAHVAQEMDDQHDEEAVDEMTEGVIELHFAEPVSGADLHRYTRNTVYAGSKPLRFFAETDGGLHRAQLRADEQYVSLQMAVLLANRAGALGEIEWSQAWAKADEIAHEFDASVESPDVPALLRRAGKLDQVCANLDTQVGLAVQLAQPHPVRSVIDVARAKGFTEYRNGLAWMNHDGLPRFVLLLAGEHADDPANAGVNRVDLLLDVPCSPPDDTPFARMMAVARDLALSLDGQLIDDSGRPVMEGSEHAIDEQIRGIYDELEQQGLQAGSPRALRVFS; this is translated from the coding sequence ATGAGTAATTTGCAACTGGCTTTAATTGCGATCGGAATCGTACTGATTCTGCTGGTGCTGCTGTTCAATTGGTGGCAGGACCAGCGCGTGCGCAGGCAAATGCACGAGCAGTTCAGTATGGGCGACGAGCATGAAAATGATGTTCTGCTCAAGGATCGCAAACCAGTCGCGCCGGTACAGCGGGCGCCGGCCGACCGGCAGGATCCGGTCTTTGCCAGCGAGCCCGACGAGCCGGTCGTGGCAGCACCTGCCTCCACAGCTCAAACGGCCCATGTTGCCCAGGAAATGGACGATCAGCACGACGAAGAGGCCGTAGACGAAATGACCGAAGGGGTCATCGAATTGCATTTCGCCGAACCGGTCAGCGGCGCAGATTTGCATCGCTATACCCGAAATACGGTATACGCCGGCTCCAAGCCGTTGCGTTTTTTTGCTGAAACCGATGGCGGTTTGCATCGTGCTCAATTGCGTGCCGACGAGCAATACGTGTCATTGCAAATGGCCGTGCTGCTGGCTAACCGTGCCGGTGCACTGGGCGAAATCGAATGGTCGCAGGCCTGGGCCAAGGCCGATGAAATTGCGCATGAATTTGATGCCAGCGTAGAAAGCCCGGATGTGCCGGCCTTGTTGCGCCGTGCCGGCAAGCTGGATCAGGTATGCGCCAATCTGGATACCCAGGTAGGGCTGGCCGTGCAACTGGCACAACCCCATCCTGTTCGCAGCGTGATTGATGTTGCCCGTGCCAAGGGCTTTACTGAATACCGCAATGGCCTGGCCTGGATGAATCATGATGGCCTGCCTCGCTTTGTTCTGTTGCTGGCGGGTGAGCACGCAGACGATCCTGCCAATGCCGGTGTCAACCGCGTCGATCTGTTGCTGGACGTTCCCTGCAGTCCGCCCGACGACACACCGTTTGCCCGGATGATGGCTGTTGCCCGTGATCTGGCCCTGTCTCTTGACGGCCAGTTGATCGACGATTCAGGGCGTCCGGTCATGGAAGGTTCCGAACACGCGATTGATGAACAGATTCGCGGTATTTACGATGAACTGGAGCAGCAGGGTCTGCAGGCCGGTTCACCACGCGCCTTGCGGGTCTTCTCCTAA
- the smc gene encoding chromosome segregation protein SMC has translation MRLTQLKLAGFKSFVDPTVIPVPSQMVGVVGPNGCGKSNIIDAVRWVLGETRASELRGESMQDVIFNGSGNRKPAARASVELVFDNSDGRAVGQWSTYGEIAVRRVLTRDGTSSYYVNNQQVRRKDIHDIFLGTGLGARGYAIIGQGMINRLIEAKPEELRVYLEEAAGVSRYKERRRETENRLSDTRENLTRVEDIMRELESQLTRLEAQAEVARKYRDLQNDGEKKQHVLWLIREENARADQEKKAQEIEKAQTELEASLAELRASESEVEKRRQAHYQASDAVHAAQAAMYEANTTVSRLETEIRHVVDARNRLQARKATLNTQMQEWQDQLTHCTEQIAELEEELAAAGERAAMVQDELESRQADMPDVEEKVRSASASREAMRSELARVEQKLALTAQTQRDADRQLQQLEQRRERLQRELGEIQRPDAGRLEQLTGDRNAAEAQLEEVQATLQDMEERLPQLDEARRNAQNNSHKETQDVARLEARLSALSALQEDVQKKGALEPWLQKHDLAGFGRLWQQIHIEPGWEAALESVLRERLTALPLRDLDMARAFTDDPPPSRLAFYQKPTAEALPAALPGHTPLLSLIRCNDPDLKSLLGRWLQGVYTASSLTEALGQRQSLPIGVQLVVREGHMTDAHGLCFYAADSEQSGMLARQQEIDNLKREIKARQLIADQAVTQLARSEAAWTALSQSMTPARQRLSELTRRVHDLQMEHSRLHAQMQQSEERNARINEDLADIRVQQEELLAQKEESEAGFEALDNELATLQEAYAEAEMAGETLAETAEAARQQLRELERNVQEAGFTQRGLTSRIADLTRNRDLAGNQINQAGNELENLEAELFDFDESATQAGLQDALETRVIREEALAAARLELDNLAATLRGADETRMRTEQSLEPRRAHIMQLQLDEQAARLAVEQFSEQLDEHEVDRQALKLEMNDLPDDWSKVTWLHAEVQKISRQIEALGSVNLAALDELNESRERKGFLDAQHADLSEAIETLEDAIRRIDRETRDLLQETFNQVNTHFGDLFPKLFGGGEARLSMTGEEILDAGVQVMAQPPGKRNSTIHLLSGGEKALTATALVFALFKLNPAPFCLLDEVDAPLDDANTERYANLVNSMSDQTQFLFISHNKIAMQMAKQLIGVTMQEQGVSRIVAVDIESAVQLVGEA, from the coding sequence GTGCGTCTCACCCAACTTAAACTAGCCGGATTCAAGTCATTTGTTGATCCTACGGTCATCCCGGTGCCCAGCCAGATGGTGGGCGTTGTCGGCCCCAACGGCTGCGGCAAATCCAATATTATCGATGCCGTACGCTGGGTGCTGGGGGAAACGCGTGCCTCCGAACTGCGTGGCGAATCCATGCAGGATGTGATCTTCAACGGTTCGGGAAACCGAAAGCCCGCAGCACGGGCATCGGTGGAACTGGTTTTCGACAACAGCGACGGTCGCGCCGTCGGGCAGTGGAGCACATACGGAGAAATCGCCGTCAGACGGGTATTGACCCGTGATGGCACGAGTAGCTATTACGTTAACAACCAGCAGGTTCGCCGCAAGGATATTCACGATATTTTCCTGGGCACCGGTCTGGGCGCAAGAGGATACGCCATCATTGGGCAGGGCATGATCAATCGCCTGATCGAGGCCAAGCCGGAAGAGCTGCGCGTCTATCTGGAAGAGGCGGCCGGCGTGTCCCGATACAAGGAACGCCGCCGGGAAACCGAAAATCGTCTGAGCGATACCCGTGAGAACCTGACACGCGTTGAAGACATCATGCGCGAGCTCGAATCGCAGCTTACCCGTCTGGAAGCCCAGGCCGAAGTGGCGCGCAAGTACCGTGACCTGCAGAACGACGGCGAGAAAAAGCAACATGTGCTGTGGCTGATCCGCGAAGAAAATGCCCGTGCCGACCAGGAGAAAAAAGCACAGGAGATCGAAAAGGCGCAGACCGAACTGGAAGCGTCACTCGCAGAGTTGCGGGCTTCGGAAAGCGAAGTGGAAAAACGCCGGCAGGCCCATTATCAGGCCAGCGACGCCGTTCATGCTGCCCAGGCAGCCATGTACGAGGCCAACACCACGGTTAGCCGTCTGGAAACGGAAATCCGCCATGTGGTGGATGCCCGTAACCGACTGCAGGCACGCAAGGCGACGCTCAATACCCAGATGCAGGAGTGGCAGGATCAGCTCACGCATTGCACCGAACAGATTGCCGAGCTTGAAGAAGAGCTGGCCGCGGCTGGTGAGCGTGCCGCCATGGTGCAGGATGAACTGGAATCGCGTCAGGCCGACATGCCCGATGTAGAAGAAAAGGTACGCAGTGCGTCGGCAAGCCGCGAAGCCATGCGATCCGAACTGGCGCGCGTGGAGCAGAAGCTGGCGCTGACTGCCCAGACGCAGCGTGATGCTGACCGCCAGTTGCAGCAGCTGGAACAGCGTCGTGAACGGCTGCAGCGCGAGCTGGGCGAGATCCAGCGTCCTGATGCGGGTCGTCTTGAACAACTGACGGGTGATCGCAACGCGGCCGAAGCGCAACTGGAAGAAGTGCAGGCGACGCTGCAGGACATGGAAGAGCGTTTGCCACAGCTGGATGAGGCACGTCGCAACGCACAAAACAATTCGCACAAGGAAACGCAGGATGTGGCCAGGCTGGAAGCCCGGCTCAGCGCGCTGAGCGCCCTGCAGGAAGATGTACAGAAGAAGGGGGCGCTTGAACCCTGGCTGCAAAAACATGATCTGGCCGGTTTTGGTCGCCTCTGGCAGCAGATACACATTGAACCGGGCTGGGAAGCCGCACTCGAATCGGTCCTGCGTGAGCGTTTAACCGCGTTGCCATTGCGTGACCTGGATATGGCGCGTGCGTTTACAGACGATCCGCCGCCATCGCGACTGGCGTTCTATCAGAAGCCGACAGCCGAGGCGCTGCCGGCTGCGCTGCCAGGCCATACGCCGCTGCTGTCGCTGATACGCTGCAACGATCCCGATCTCAAAAGCCTGCTGGGACGCTGGCTGCAAGGCGTCTACACGGCCTCATCGCTCACTGAAGCGCTGGGACAGCGACAATCACTGCCTATTGGTGTGCAATTGGTGGTGCGCGAAGGGCATATGACCGATGCGCATGGCCTGTGTTTTTACGCCGCCGACTCCGAGCAATCCGGCATGCTGGCCCGCCAGCAGGAGATTGATAATCTTAAGCGCGAAATCAAGGCGCGCCAGCTGATTGCCGATCAGGCCGTTACCCAGCTGGCGCGCAGCGAAGCCGCCTGGACCGCGTTGTCACAATCGATGACGCCCGCACGTCAGCGCCTGTCGGAGCTCACTCGCCGGGTACATGATCTGCAGATGGAGCATTCCAGGCTGCACGCGCAAATGCAACAAAGCGAGGAGCGCAACGCACGCATTAACGAAGATCTGGCTGATATCCGTGTGCAGCAGGAAGAGTTGCTGGCACAGAAGGAAGAGTCCGAGGCCGGATTTGAAGCGCTGGACAATGAGCTGGCCACACTGCAGGAAGCCTATGCTGAAGCGGAAATGGCCGGCGAGACGCTGGCCGAAACCGCCGAAGCGGCACGCCAGCAACTGCGGGAGCTGGAGCGCAATGTACAGGAAGCCGGCTTTACCCAGCGCGGCCTCACATCGCGAATTGCAGACCTGACCCGCAACCGGGACCTGGCCGGCAACCAGATCAATCAGGCTGGCAACGAACTGGAAAACCTGGAAGCCGAACTGTTCGATTTCGACGAGTCAGCAACCCAGGCCGGCTTGCAGGATGCACTGGAAACCCGTGTGATCCGTGAGGAAGCGCTGGCGGCTGCCCGGCTGGAACTGGATAATCTGGCTGCCACACTGCGTGGCGCGGATGAAACGCGGATGCGCACTGAACAGTCGCTGGAACCGCGCCGTGCCCATATTATGCAGTTGCAGCTCGATGAGCAGGCCGCCCGGCTCGCGGTAGAGCAGTTTTCCGAGCAACTGGACGAACACGAGGTGGATCGCCAGGCACTTAAGCTTGAAATGAACGATTTGCCCGACGACTGGTCCAAAGTGACCTGGCTGCATGCCGAGGTGCAAAAAATATCCCGGCAGATCGAGGCGCTGGGGTCAGTTAACCTGGCGGCGCTGGACGAACTGAACGAATCGCGCGAGCGCAAGGGGTTTCTGGATGCGCAACATGCGGATCTGAGCGAAGCCATCGAGACGCTGGAAGATGCGATCCGTCGCATTGACCGGGAAACACGTGATCTTCTGCAGGAAACCTTTAATCAGGTGAACACGCATTTTGGTGATTTGTTCCCTAAACTGTTCGGCGGTGGCGAGGCGCGGTTGTCCATGACCGGCGAAGAAATCCTGGATGCCGGCGTGCAGGTGATGGCACAGCCTCCGGGTAAACGCAACAGCACGATTCATCTGCTGTCGGGCGGTGAAAAAGCCCTGACGGCGACAGCGCTGGTGTTTGCGTTGTTCAAACTGAATCCGGCACCATTTTGTCTGCTGGACGAGGTGGATGCGCCGCTGGATGATGCCAATACTGAAAGGTATGCGAATCTGGTCAATAGCATGAGCGATCAGACGCAGTTTTTATTTATTTCTCACAATAAAATAGCCATGCAGATGGCGAAGCAGTTAATCGGTGTTACGATGCAAGAACAAGGGGTTTCCCGAATTGTTGCTGTGGATATCGAGTCCGCCGTACAGCTTGTTGGCGAAGCGTAA
- the ligA gene encoding NAD-dependent DNA ligase LigA, whose translation MTQGKEQQLQDELQRLRAQINAHNHAYHVLDAPTISDSEFDGLMQRLLAIEAEHPEWVNADSPSQRVGSAPLPFFESVRHAVPMLSLGNAFSSEEVMAFDKRVCDALRAADLLGPAEKVEYNCEVKMDGLAISIRYEDGRLVRAATRGDGLSGEDVTANIRTLRSVPLTLSPGFPEVLEVRGEVLMNRSDFEKLNKQQAAAGDKTFVNPRNAAAGSLRQLDPRLTAKRPLRFFAYGWGQLDGLTAPLPDTHSGMLDWLSSLGLSVGKYRKRVTGPEQLLAYYEEIGQSRPSLPFDIDGVVYKVNSLKAQTELGFVSRAPRFALAHKFAAEEATTLLVDIEVQVGRTGALTPVARLQPVFVGGVTVTNATLHNEDEIRRKDVRIGDTVVVRRAGDVIPEVLRPVLEMRPADARQFVMVTQCPVCGSAVERLPDEAATRCTGGLFCAAQRKQSLLHAAGRKALDIEGLGEKLIDQLVDLDWVRSIADLYALSVEKVMGLERMGRKSAENLIAAIEKSKHMELSRIIYALGIRHVGETTARDLARYFGSLDALIAADEAAFLQVSDVGPVVAESLRAFFAEPHNIAVLDALRTAGVTVKLPESVKSTVLQGKTFVLTGTLPTLTRDEAGKLIMEAGGKVSGSVSKKTSYVVAGEEAGSKLEKARELSVPVLDEAGLLTLLGQ comes from the coding sequence ATGACGCAGGGCAAAGAACAACAGCTGCAGGATGAACTGCAGCGCTTGCGTGCGCAGATCAATGCACACAATCACGCGTATCACGTTCTGGATGCGCCAACCATCAGCGATAGTGAATTTGACGGCCTGATGCAGCGCTTGCTGGCGATCGAGGCCGAGCACCCCGAATGGGTCAATGCCGATTCGCCTTCGCAGCGCGTGGGCAGCGCACCATTGCCTTTCTTTGAAAGTGTCCGCCATGCCGTGCCCATGTTATCGCTGGGTAACGCCTTCAGCAGTGAAGAAGTGATGGCTTTTGATAAGCGCGTTTGTGATGCGCTGCGCGCTGCGGATCTGCTTGGTCCGGCAGAAAAGGTGGAATATAACTGCGAAGTCAAAATGGACGGGCTGGCGATCAGTATCCGCTACGAAGACGGTCGCTTGGTGCGTGCCGCAACGCGTGGTGATGGACTGAGCGGCGAGGATGTGACGGCCAATATCCGCACCCTGCGTTCCGTTCCGCTCACGCTCTCTCCGGGCTTTCCTGAGGTTCTGGAGGTGCGCGGTGAAGTGCTCATGAATCGCAGCGACTTTGAAAAACTCAATAAACAGCAGGCTGCAGCCGGGGACAAGACCTTCGTCAACCCGCGCAATGCGGCGGCAGGCAGTTTGCGCCAGCTGGATCCGCGCCTGACCGCTAAACGGCCACTGCGCTTTTTTGCCTATGGCTGGGGGCAGTTGGACGGCCTCACTGCGCCTTTGCCTGATACCCATTCGGGCATGCTTGACTGGCTATCGTCTCTGGGTTTGTCTGTGGGTAAGTACCGCAAGCGCGTGACCGGGCCCGAACAGCTGCTTGCTTATTATGAAGAAATTGGCCAGTCGCGGCCAAGCCTGCCGTTTGATATTGATGGTGTGGTTTACAAGGTTAACTCTCTGAAGGCACAGACCGAACTTGGCTTTGTCTCGCGTGCACCCAGGTTTGCACTGGCCCACAAATTTGCTGCCGAAGAGGCGACCACTTTGCTGGTGGATATCGAAGTGCAGGTGGGACGCACCGGCGCACTGACGCCGGTGGCCAGGCTGCAACCTGTGTTTGTTGGCGGTGTAACGGTAACCAATGCGACGTTGCACAACGAAGATGAGATCCGCCGCAAGGATGTGCGAATTGGCGATACTGTGGTGGTACGGCGCGCCGGTGATGTGATTCCGGAAGTGTTGCGCCCGGTGCTGGAAATGCGCCCGGCCGATGCCAGACAATTTGTCATGGTGACGCAGTGCCCGGTTTGCGGCTCTGCCGTGGAGCGCCTGCCGGACGAGGCGGCAACCCGCTGCACCGGTGGCCTTTTTTGTGCTGCCCAGCGCAAGCAAAGCCTGCTGCATGCCGCAGGACGCAAGGCCCTGGATATCGAAGGCCTGGGCGAAAAACTCATCGATCAGCTGGTCGACCTCGATTGGGTTCGTTCGATCGCTGACTTGTATGCGTTATCGGTGGAAAAGGTGATGGGGCTGGAGCGCATGGGGCGCAAATCGGCAGAAAACCTGATCGCCGCCATAGAAAAAAGTAAACACATGGAGCTGTCGCGCATTATTTATGCGCTGGGCATTCGCCATGTGGGCGAAACAACCGCGAGAGATCTGGCGCGTTACTTTGGCTCGCTGGATGCCCTGATTGCCGCCGATGAAGCGGCATTCCTTCAGGTGAGCGATGTCGGGCCGGTGGTTGCGGAATCGCTGCGGGCCTTTTTTGCGGAACCCCATAACATTGCAGTGCTTGATGCCCTGCGGACTGCCGGCGTGACCGTCAAATTGCCCGAATCCGTCAAAAGCACGGTCCTGCAGGGCAAGACGTTTGTGCTGACCGGGACATTGCCCACACTCACCCGTGACGAAGCCGGCAAGCTGATCATGGAAGCCGGCGGCAAGGTGAGCGGCAGTGTCTCCAAAAAGACCAGTTATGTGGTTGCCGGTGAAGAGGCCGGCAGTAAATTGGAAAAAGCCCGTGAACTGTCCGTACCGGTACTGGACGAAGCCGGTCTGCTGACTCTGCTCGGGCAGTAA